The Gloeocapsa sp. PCC 73106 DNA segment TTATTTGCTGTTTGGATTGAATTTCTTTCAAAATAGCCTCGCAGACTTGCCAGCGGGCTTCGTTAATAGATATATAATAGCTTTGGTCGAATAGTAACATTGGCTTTGAATATTTTAATTATGTAGAGATTCTACTGAAGAAAAGGTTTTTGTATCCCAAGCTAACATCGGTCTAACTACCCCAGGAAAATCTCTAGCAAACACACCTCGAGCTGTATCGGTTACTCCCTGAGTTTCATGAACGTTAAAGGAAACAGCTCGTTCTAGCACTAGATACTCTGTTAAGGGATCGGGGGTAAGCATGACTATAGTAACGTGCATTAGCCCTATATTAAAGAGATTAGGGGGAATCCAGGCGATTACCCTATATCTTCCTGGGTGGGGTGGACCGTACATATAATCAGGATCAGTATAAGCTACAGCAAAAGCGAATTGATTTTTATCGTTTTTAAAATGAAGCGCGGGTTGAATATTTTTGCTGTTGTCAAAGATATCGTAAACAATTTCGATGCCGACTTTTTGATAGACTGGAACAGTAGTGACCCCTTCGCCCTCACTATTGATAACCTTAGCTGAGATGACTTGAAAATAGGGAGACGTGGGTAATTTAGAGGGAGAATCAGGACGAGAAGACCACTGGGGAGTGACACCCATGACTTTTTCTACGTATTGACTGATTACAGCTTCTGTGGGACCATCAGCGATAATTTCACCGCGATCTAACCAGAGACACCGATCGCAAAAACGAGCGATCGCGTCCATACTGTGGGAGACGAAAATTACCGTTCTACCTTCGGAAGTGAGTCCTTCCACTCTTTTTAAACATTTTTGTTGAAAAGACATATCCCCCACTGCTAGTACTTCATCGAGTAACAAAATATCCGGATCTAGATGAGCAGCTACAGCGAAAGCCAGACGCATACGCATTCCACTGGAATAGTGTTTAACTGGAGTATCTAAAAACTGTCTTACCTCTGAAAATTCCACAATATCTTCAAAAATTGCCTCAATTTCCCAATTCTGCAGTCCATGAAGCGATGCGTTGAGATAGATATTATCTCTTCCTGAGAGATTGGAGTTAAAACCTGTTCCCACTTC contains these protein-coding regions:
- a CDS encoding polysaccharide ABC transporter ATP-binding protein, encoding MTISNQPVISVVELSKKYYLGSENYQVTERILRRFKRKTTDSIIWALKNVSFEIYKGEKVGIIGKNGAGKSTLLKILSRLVYPTTGRAIIRGRITSLLEVGTGFNSNLSGRDNIYLNASLHGLQNWEIEAIFEDIVEFSEVRQFLDTPVKHYSSGMRMRLAFAVAAHLDPDILLLDEVLAVGDMSFQQKCLKRVEGLTSEGRTVIFVSHSMDAIARFCDRCLWLDRGEIIADGPTEAVISQYVEKVMGVTPQWSSRPDSPSKLPTSPYFQVISAKVINSEGEGVTTVPVYQKVGIEIVYDIFDNSKNIQPALHFKNDKNQFAFAVAYTDPDYMYGPPHPGRYRVIAWIPPNLFNIGLMHVTIVMLTPDPLTEYLVLERAVSFNVHETQGVTDTARGVFARDFPGVVRPMLAWDTKTFSSVESLHN